A section of the Aminiphilus circumscriptus DSM 16581 genome encodes:
- a CDS encoding carbamoyl phosphate synthase small subunit yields METVWLTLADGTRWRGNAPFGLKAALDGEVVFSTSMGGYAQSLSDPSYCGQMLVFTFPSQGIYGVDADALEGIRPWVSAAVVQGLESTPLPGVRQLGEWLAEWNVPLVTGVDCRNLVLRLRERGTLMGRLARDPEAPRLQVLPDSLVRTVTCSETSATGGDGPTVVLVDYGVKRNILRSLENHGCRVIRVPASTTAEEILAWNPAGVVLSNGPGDPAVLRKETAVVTRLLGKVPLFGICLGTQLLAQACGARTAKLPYGHRGTNQPVLHLESRRGYVTSQNHGYAVVEETLDGAGLFATFRHLGDGTVEGIASRNVPAWGVQFHPEACPGPRDTAFLFDSFLQHLAKEASHDA; encoded by the coding sequence ATGGAAACGGTATGGCTTACGCTCGCCGACGGGACACGGTGGCGCGGAAACGCGCCCTTCGGCCTGAAGGCGGCGCTGGACGGGGAAGTTGTCTTTTCCACGTCCATGGGAGGATATGCCCAGTCTCTTTCGGATCCTTCCTATTGCGGACAGATGCTGGTCTTCACCTTTCCGTCCCAGGGGATCTACGGGGTGGACGCGGATGCCCTTGAGGGAATCCGCCCATGGGTTTCCGCGGCGGTGGTGCAGGGATTGGAGTCCACACCGCTTCCGGGGGTTCGCCAGCTCGGAGAGTGGCTTGCCGAATGGAACGTGCCTCTCGTGACGGGAGTGGACTGCCGTAACCTCGTGTTACGCCTTCGGGAGCGGGGGACCCTTATGGGGCGTTTGGCCCGGGATCCGGAGGCGCCACGTCTCCAGGTCCTTCCGGATTCGCTGGTCCGGACGGTGACCTGTTCCGAAACGAGCGCCACAGGAGGAGACGGCCCTACGGTGGTCCTCGTGGACTACGGGGTGAAACGGAACATCCTCCGGAGCCTCGAGAATCATGGGTGCCGGGTGATTCGCGTTCCCGCCTCGACCACCGCGGAGGAGATTCTTGCCTGGAACCCCGCCGGAGTGGTGCTGAGCAACGGCCCGGGGGATCCCGCGGTGCTCCGGAAGGAGACCGCCGTGGTGACGCGCCTCCTCGGCAAGGTGCCGCTCTTCGGCATCTGCCTGGGCACGCAGCTTCTCGCCCAGGCCTGCGGTGCCCGCACGGCGAAGCTCCCCTACGGGCATCGGGGAACCAACCAGCCCGTGCTGCACCTGGAGAGCCGCCGCGGGTACGTGACGAGTCAGAATCACGGCTACGCCGTGGTGGAGGAGACCCTCGACGGGGCGGGCCTTTTCGCCACCTTCCGTCACCTGGGGGACGGCACGGTGGAGGGCATTGCCTCCAGGAACGTCCCCGCCTGGGGGGTGCAGTTCCACCCCGAGGCGTGTCCCGGTCCCCGGGACACGGCGTTTCTCTTCGATTCCTTTCTGCAGCATCTCGCCAAGGAGGCCTCCCATGACGCGTGA
- a CDS encoding purple acid phosphatase family protein: MRKFFLALLFVVGSGLPAFAARAYTEPYLVSLTPSTEMNVCWLLAEAGEGAWVEFGETETLGRKAEARVYEVKGLRTSAKPDGYDPEPEKNPELKVFQRIATLKGLKPGTEYRYRTVVVEGGKTTEGPVYSFRTAPVAGGSPFRFILLSDLQQKKQILETVSMAGRQNADFILYAGDFQNTPWKAAEWFPVEGSFIAPEEKGREWFTAMQQTANGAKLLQYIPIFPCPGNHEADDQRIWTDKQLAQDSSKKTLSIYMQLFRPLYPDQEHGQGGTHWYSADYGDLHIVSLSLFRWHPWSGFEAPGWILFDDISPESPQVRWLEEDLKNKTSRFTWVVQHWHMLNRGAEVWVPMSRPVIYPVSPDVAMYPLGDHCWNVLRPLYEKYGVNAVNFGHSHVYERYLINGVNYIEAATIGNNYRGEDDPLHFSGNAPIVEQNQHRSVLVVSVTSEGMSAEAVRASEDGDGAVKVGEVFDSFVIAPLK; the protein is encoded by the coding sequence ATGCGAAAGTTTTTTCTGGCGTTGCTTTTCGTCGTCGGCAGCGGGTTGCCGGCTTTTGCGGCGAGAGCCTACACGGAACCCTATCTCGTCTCCCTGACTCCCTCGACGGAGATGAACGTGTGCTGGCTTCTCGCCGAGGCGGGCGAGGGCGCGTGGGTTGAATTCGGAGAGACGGAGACCCTTGGGCGAAAAGCGGAGGCGAGAGTCTATGAAGTGAAGGGGTTGCGCACGTCCGCAAAACCCGACGGGTATGATCCGGAGCCGGAAAAGAATCCTGAACTCAAGGTCTTTCAGCGCATCGCGACGCTCAAGGGGCTGAAGCCGGGAACGGAATACCGCTACCGGACCGTGGTCGTAGAGGGAGGAAAGACAACGGAAGGCCCCGTCTACTCCTTCAGAACGGCACCCGTTGCGGGAGGGAGCCCCTTCAGGTTCATCCTGCTTTCCGACCTGCAGCAGAAGAAACAGATTCTCGAGACGGTGAGCATGGCGGGCAGGCAGAACGCGGATTTCATCCTCTATGCCGGAGATTTCCAGAACACTCCCTGGAAGGCCGCAGAGTGGTTTCCCGTGGAGGGGAGTTTCATCGCTCCCGAGGAAAAAGGGAGAGAGTGGTTCACCGCCATGCAGCAGACGGCGAACGGAGCGAAGCTGCTCCAGTACATACCTATCTTCCCTTGTCCGGGCAACCACGAGGCGGACGACCAGCGCATCTGGACCGACAAGCAGCTTGCCCAGGATTCGTCGAAGAAGACGCTCTCCATCTACATGCAGCTTTTTCGCCCGCTCTATCCGGACCAGGAGCACGGACAGGGCGGAACGCACTGGTACTCCGCGGACTACGGCGATCTCCACATCGTCTCTCTGTCCCTCTTCCGCTGGCACCCCTGGAGCGGTTTTGAAGCGCCCGGCTGGATCCTCTTCGACGATATCTCACCTGAAAGCCCGCAGGTCCGGTGGCTGGAGGAGGACTTGAAGAACAAGACGAGTCGTTTCACCTGGGTCGTGCAGCACTGGCACATGCTGAACCGGGGTGCGGAAGTATGGGTGCCCATGTCCCGCCCGGTGATCTACCCCGTAAGCCCCGACGTGGCCATGTATCCCCTTGGTGACCACTGTTGGAACGTACTGCGTCCCCTGTACGAAAAATACGGCGTCAACGCCGTGAACTTCGGTCATTCCCACGTCTACGAGCGCTACCTCATCAACGGCGTCAACTACATCGAGGCCGCCACGATCGGCAACAACTACAGAGGCGAGGACGATCCCCTCCATTTCAGCGGAAACGCCCCCATCGTGGAGCAGAATCAGCATCGTTCCGTTCTGGTGGTTTCCGTCACTTCCGAAGGCATGTCCGCGGAGGCTGTTCGGGCCAGCGAGGATGGAGACGGAGCAGTCAAGGTGGGCGAGGTGTTCGACTCCTTCGTGATCGCTCCGTTGAAATGA
- a CDS encoding metal ABC transporter ATP-binding protein encodes MPVTAQQATAGVSAKAEFPRHFRSDDSSPLLSVRDLTVLYQTSTVLERVCFDVASGEYVGIVGPNGSGKTTLIKAILGLVELAEGDVRLFGESLSGFSRWDRVGYLPQMTTLPLQRFPATVAEVVSMGLLARKTFPKRLSKADEEAVDRALALVGVSSLRSRFIGRLSGGQRQRVFLARALVSEPELLVLDEPVTALDPDGREQFYQTVERLNRQLGTSVLLVSHDSATIGKYASKILYLDRKVVFFGAFGDFCGSEEAARYLGGAFQHLVCRQHHHHESHA; translated from the coding sequence ATGCCGGTGACAGCCCAGCAGGCGACCGCCGGGGTCTCCGCAAAGGCCGAGTTCCCGCGGCATTTCCGTTCCGACGACTCTTCGCCGCTGCTCTCCGTTCGTGACCTGACGGTGCTCTACCAGACGAGCACCGTTCTGGAACGGGTGTGTTTCGACGTTGCTTCCGGGGAGTATGTGGGCATCGTGGGACCGAACGGCTCGGGGAAGACCACGCTGATCAAGGCGATCCTCGGCCTCGTGGAGCTTGCGGAAGGTGATGTGCGGCTCTTCGGGGAGTCCCTGTCCGGGTTTTCCCGGTGGGACCGCGTCGGCTACCTTCCCCAGATGACGACTCTTCCGCTGCAGCGTTTCCCCGCCACGGTGGCCGAGGTGGTCTCCATGGGACTCTTGGCGCGGAAAACGTTTCCGAAACGGCTTTCCAAGGCTGACGAGGAGGCGGTGGATCGGGCGCTCGCGCTGGTGGGGGTGTCGTCGCTGCGGTCGCGCTTCATCGGGCGCCTCTCGGGGGGACAGCGCCAGCGCGTGTTTCTGGCCCGCGCTCTCGTCTCCGAGCCGGAGCTGCTCGTGCTGGACGAGCCGGTCACCGCCCTGGACCCCGACGGACGGGAACAGTTCTACCAGACCGTGGAGCGTCTGAACCGGCAGCTCGGCACCTCGGTGCTCCTGGTGAGCCACGACAGCGCCACCATCGGGAAGTACGCCTCGAAGATTCTCTATCTGGACCGCAAGGTCGTCTTCTTCGGCGCCTTCGGCGATTTCTGCGGCTCCGAGGAAGCGGCCCGCTATCTTGGAGGTGCCTTCCAGCACCTGGTTTGTAGGCAGCACCACCATCACGAATCCCATGCTTGA
- a CDS encoding metal ABC transporter solute-binding protein, Zn/Mn family — translation MESSKKKRQWRGYVFSVLAAGLLALVAGTAFSSGAVAAEAAKLKVTATIFPLYDFARQVGGDRVEVSLLLPPGVEAHTYAPRPGDMIRLGNAEIFLYTGELMEPWAENLVKGVDSPALLVVDTSRGIELAEEDEHDEHVHFGEAESSGHAAASPEEHHGHDQKASADAHAGGASDHHHLHHGKDPHIWLDPVLARIMVRTIAEAFAAKDPAGAESYRNNAESYAKELAALDREITEGLSACERRTIIYGGHFAFGYFARRYGLEHVSPYPSFAPDAEPSPRAVAELVETMKRTGASVIYHEELIDPKVARAIASETGARLLLLHGAHNLSREEREQGLTYLQIMRDNLARLREGLACR, via the coding sequence ATGGAAAGCTCGAAGAAAAAACGGCAGTGGAGGGGGTATGTGTTTTCGGTTCTGGCGGCGGGTCTTTTGGCGCTGGTCGCCGGAACGGCTTTTTCCTCCGGGGCGGTCGCCGCGGAGGCGGCGAAACTCAAGGTGACGGCCACGATCTTCCCTCTCTACGACTTCGCCCGTCAGGTGGGCGGCGACCGTGTCGAGGTGTCGCTCCTTCTGCCTCCCGGCGTGGAGGCGCATACCTACGCGCCTCGCCCCGGTGACATGATCCGCCTTGGGAACGCGGAGATCTTCCTCTATACGGGGGAATTGATGGAACCCTGGGCGGAGAACCTTGTGAAGGGCGTGGACAGCCCGGCGCTCCTCGTGGTGGACACGAGCCGCGGCATCGAACTCGCCGAGGAGGACGAGCATGACGAGCATGTCCACTTCGGCGAGGCCGAATCCTCCGGCCACGCGGCGGCGTCGCCGGAGGAGCACCACGGGCACGACCAGAAAGCGAGCGCGGATGCGCACGCCGGGGGTGCCTCCGACCACCATCATCTCCATCATGGCAAGGACCCCCATATCTGGCTCGATCCCGTTCTTGCCCGGATCATGGTGCGCACCATCGCCGAGGCTTTCGCCGCAAAAGACCCCGCGGGAGCCGAGAGCTACCGCAACAACGCCGAGAGCTATGCGAAGGAGCTTGCGGCCCTCGACAGAGAGATCACCGAAGGACTTTCCGCTTGCGAGCGAAGGACCATCATCTACGGCGGCCATTTCGCCTTCGGCTATTTTGCCCGTCGCTACGGGCTCGAACACGTGTCCCCCTATCCGAGCTTCGCCCCCGATGCGGAGCCGTCCCCCCGGGCCGTGGCGGAGCTGGTGGAGACCATGAAACGCACCGGCGCCTCCGTGATCTACCACGAGGAACTCATCGATCCGAAGGTCGCGCGGGCCATCGCCTCGGAGACGGGGGCGCGGCTTCTCCTGCTCCACGGCGCCCACAACCTTTCCCGGGAAGAGCGTGAGCAGGGGCTCACCTATCTCCAGATCATGCGGGACAACCTGGCCCGGCTTCGGGAAGGACTGGCATGCCGGTGA
- the carB gene encoding carbamoyl-phosphate synthase large subunit — translation MTRELDFGTRSGSTAAAPSPVVDRSSGARKILVLGSGPIRIGQAAEFDYSGSQACRALKEEGCTVILLNSNPATIQTDPDVADVVYLKPLLPDVVEEILQVHRPDGVVATLGGQTALNLCVTCAERGIWERYGTRVLGTPVETVARAEGREAFRQTMLDIGEPVVASVCVADVAAARVFAATTPFPLIVRPDFTLGGTGSGVARSAAELDACVEAGLRASPVRRVLVERYLEGWREIEAEVVRDASGNALCVCSMENVDPMGVHTGDSVVVSPVLTLTDCQWQRLRSASLRIVEALDVRGACNVQLAVSPDGDDYAVIEVNPRASRSSALASKATGYPIARIAAKIALGRTLTEMPNPVTGVGSALSEPALDYVAVKLPRWPFDAFPQADPVLGTRMKATGEVLALGLSFPQALLKAYRSTGTEPLFDPRLADLKEEDLWRAVLAPTHRRIEAIFTLLRRGVSAEEIARRSWIAPWFVSEMARIVAAEERLRREGLSAEALKVAKVLGFSDKAIAAVVERTVAEVEAAREALGLAPGFREVDGCAGEVPAGSGYFYGVWGAAGEECPAAGAPAVAVLGSGPIRIAQGVEFDYCCVKAVEALRRRGVRSIMVNNNPETVSTDFDISDALYVEPLAEEDVLAVLRRENVFGIFSGFGGQTSLGLGQQLAARGVRLLGTGQDAVDAAEDRGRFSALVARLGISQPEGGAARNVEDAVKQARKLGYPLMVRPSFVLGGVAMRVVTGEEELLEVLEEAFAVGEGQNVLLDRFLPGKEFEVDALCDGEDVLVPGVFEHLDPAGIHSGDSLAIFPDLSLTERHRREILDVVRKLGGALGVRGLLNVQFVLHDGALTVIEANPRASRTVPIVCKLTGIPLVDLAVRIALGERLVDMVPQLGLFVYRGPYGVKVPVFSTEKLPGVDARLGPRMQSTGEALGVADTVAEALWEGLRGAGIALDAPGRALLSVRDDRKGDVCALATTLLAQGWTVEATPGTAAHLARWGLPVETVPKGEALLAEIRRKRWQLLVNVPGLRVGMVKDGMAIRRAAIEEGLPCFHSLETASAVLLALQCYAKASWGGGK, via the coding sequence ATGACGCGTGAGCTCGATTTCGGAACGCGCTCCGGATCCACCGCCGCAGCACCGTCTCCGGTGGTGGATCGTTCCTCCGGCGCTCGAAAGATTCTCGTTCTGGGATCGGGGCCGATCCGCATCGGTCAGGCCGCCGAGTTCGACTACTCGGGCAGCCAGGCCTGCCGGGCGCTCAAGGAGGAAGGGTGCACGGTGATCCTCCTGAACAGCAATCCCGCCACCATTCAGACCGATCCGGACGTGGCGGACGTGGTCTATCTCAAGCCGCTCCTGCCCGACGTGGTGGAGGAGATTCTCCAGGTGCACCGCCCCGACGGGGTGGTGGCGACCCTTGGAGGACAGACGGCGCTGAACCTCTGCGTCACCTGCGCGGAGCGGGGCATCTGGGAGCGCTACGGTACCCGCGTTCTGGGCACGCCCGTGGAAACCGTTGCCCGCGCCGAGGGACGCGAGGCCTTCCGGCAGACCATGCTCGACATCGGGGAGCCCGTGGTGGCGAGTGTCTGCGTTGCCGATGTCGCCGCCGCGAGAGTCTTTGCCGCGACGACTCCTTTTCCACTCATCGTGCGACCCGATTTCACCCTGGGCGGCACGGGGAGCGGCGTGGCCCGCTCCGCCGCGGAACTTGATGCCTGCGTCGAGGCGGGACTTCGGGCCTCTCCGGTGAGGCGCGTCCTGGTGGAGCGCTACCTGGAGGGGTGGCGGGAGATCGAGGCGGAGGTGGTCCGGGACGCTTCCGGCAACGCCCTCTGCGTGTGCAGCATGGAGAACGTGGATCCCATGGGCGTCCACACGGGAGATTCCGTGGTGGTCTCGCCGGTGCTCACGCTCACGGACTGCCAGTGGCAGCGCCTCCGCTCCGCGTCGCTCCGCATCGTGGAGGCTCTGGACGTGCGAGGGGCCTGCAACGTGCAGCTCGCGGTCTCTCCGGACGGGGATGATTACGCCGTCATCGAGGTAAACCCCAGGGCCAGCCGTTCCAGCGCCCTGGCAAGCAAGGCCACGGGATATCCCATCGCACGCATCGCCGCCAAAATTGCCCTTGGGCGTACCCTCACGGAGATGCCCAATCCCGTCACCGGCGTCGGCAGCGCTCTTTCCGAGCCTGCTCTGGACTATGTGGCGGTGAAGTTGCCCCGGTGGCCCTTCGACGCGTTTCCCCAGGCGGATCCCGTGCTGGGAACCCGGATGAAGGCCACGGGGGAGGTTCTCGCCCTCGGACTTTCCTTTCCCCAGGCACTGCTCAAGGCCTACCGTTCCACCGGTACGGAGCCGCTCTTCGATCCCCGCCTTGCGGATCTGAAGGAGGAGGATCTCTGGAGAGCCGTGCTCGCTCCCACACACCGGCGCATCGAGGCCATCTTCACGCTGCTGCGCCGGGGAGTGAGCGCGGAGGAGATCGCCCGCCGTTCCTGGATCGCCCCCTGGTTCGTGTCGGAGATGGCCCGGATCGTCGCCGCGGAGGAGCGCCTCCGCAGGGAGGGGCTTTCGGCGGAAGCGCTCAAGGTGGCCAAAGTGTTGGGCTTCTCCGACAAGGCCATTGCCGCAGTGGTGGAGCGCACTGTGGCGGAGGTGGAGGCCGCCCGGGAGGCGCTCGGCCTCGCGCCGGGGTTCCGCGAGGTGGATGGCTGCGCCGGGGAAGTGCCCGCCGGGTCGGGCTATTTCTACGGCGTCTGGGGTGCCGCGGGCGAGGAATGCCCTGCGGCGGGCGCCCCTGCCGTGGCAGTGCTCGGCTCCGGTCCGATCCGCATCGCCCAGGGGGTGGAGTTCGACTACTGCTGCGTCAAGGCCGTGGAGGCTTTGCGGCGGCGGGGTGTGCGGTCGATCATGGTGAACAACAACCCCGAGACGGTGAGCACCGATTTCGACATCTCCGATGCTCTCTACGTGGAGCCCCTTGCGGAGGAGGACGTTCTCGCGGTGCTCCGCCGGGAAAACGTCTTCGGCATCTTCTCGGGGTTCGGCGGACAGACCTCCCTGGGGCTCGGACAGCAACTCGCCGCCCGGGGAGTGCGCCTCCTCGGAACGGGACAGGACGCGGTGGATGCTGCGGAGGACCGGGGGCGCTTTTCCGCCCTCGTGGCTCGCCTCGGCATCTCGCAGCCGGAGGGCGGCGCGGCGCGGAACGTGGAGGACGCGGTGAAGCAGGCGCGCAAGCTCGGCTATCCTCTCATGGTGCGCCCCAGCTTCGTTCTCGGCGGTGTGGCCATGCGGGTGGTCACCGGCGAGGAGGAGCTCCTGGAGGTTCTTGAGGAAGCCTTCGCCGTGGGAGAGGGGCAGAACGTGCTGCTGGATCGCTTTCTGCCGGGAAAGGAATTCGAGGTGGACGCCCTCTGCGACGGGGAGGACGTGCTCGTGCCCGGCGTCTTCGAACATCTCGATCCCGCGGGAATTCACTCCGGCGATTCCCTGGCGATCTTTCCCGACCTTTCCCTCACGGAGCGCCACCGCCGGGAGATTCTCGACGTGGTACGCAAGCTCGGAGGCGCCCTCGGCGTGAGGGGGCTTCTGAACGTGCAGTTCGTCCTCCACGACGGGGCGCTCACGGTCATCGAGGCCAATCCAAGGGCCAGCCGCACCGTGCCCATCGTCTGCAAGCTCACGGGAATTCCCCTGGTGGACCTCGCGGTGCGCATCGCCCTCGGCGAGCGCCTCGTGGACATGGTGCCGCAGTTGGGATTGTTTGTCTACAGAGGTCCCTACGGCGTGAAGGTGCCGGTTTTTTCGACGGAGAAGCTTCCAGGGGTGGACGCCCGGCTTGGGCCGCGCATGCAGTCCACGGGTGAGGCCCTCGGCGTGGCGGACACCGTGGCGGAGGCGCTCTGGGAGGGACTCCGGGGCGCGGGAATTGCCCTCGACGCCCCGGGGCGGGCGCTTCTCTCCGTGCGGGACGACCGCAAGGGCGATGTCTGCGCCCTTGCCACGACTCTTCTGGCTCAGGGATGGACCGTGGAGGCCACGCCGGGCACCGCGGCGCACCTGGCGCGGTGGGGGCTTCCCGTGGAGACCGTTCCCAAGGGCGAGGCGCTGCTCGCGGAGATCCGCCGCAAGCGGTGGCAGCTCCTCGTCAACGTTCCTGGCCTCCGGGTGGGCATGGTCAAGGACGGCATGGCCATCCGTCGCGCCGCCATCGAGGAGGGGCTTCCCTGCTTCCACTCCCTGGAGACCGCCTCGGCGGTCCTTCTGGCGTTGCAGTGTTACGCCAAGGCCTCCTGGGGCGGAGGGAAATAG
- a CDS encoding metal ABC transporter permease encodes MPSSTWFVGSTTITNPMLDGPFAQIVQALQYTFVQRALLAGSVVAFSCAFLGVFLILRRFSMIGDGLAHSAFASIGLALLLGVYPLYVTMPVAAVASLLIRKLSERAVFGDAAVGMVSATGMAAGVFLASMGRGFNVDLFSYLFGDILAVTSAEVWGASLLSLVVVLAAVFFYHDLLAVTFDAEYARVVGIRPDRVESVLLVLTAFTVVLGIKVVGTLLVSSLIIFPAVTALQVARGFRSALMLSTLVGVASVILGIFAAYLFDAPAGASIVMVNFVFFALAYTGGRLFRR; translated from the coding sequence GTGCCTTCCAGCACCTGGTTTGTAGGCAGCACCACCATCACGAATCCCATGCTTGACGGACCTTTCGCCCAGATCGTCCAGGCGCTGCAGTACACCTTCGTTCAGCGGGCGCTTCTCGCGGGGAGCGTGGTGGCCTTTTCCTGCGCCTTTCTCGGCGTGTTCCTGATTCTGCGGCGTTTTTCCATGATCGGCGACGGCCTGGCCCACTCGGCCTTCGCCTCCATCGGGCTTGCGCTCCTCCTCGGAGTGTATCCCCTCTACGTGACCATGCCCGTCGCGGCAGTGGCGTCCCTTCTGATCCGCAAGCTCTCGGAGCGGGCCGTCTTCGGCGACGCGGCGGTGGGCATGGTCTCCGCCACGGGAATGGCCGCGGGCGTCTTCCTCGCGAGCATGGGACGGGGATTCAACGTGGACCTCTTCAGCTATCTTTTCGGGGACATCCTTGCCGTGACGAGCGCGGAAGTGTGGGGCGCATCGCTGCTCTCCCTGGTTGTCGTTCTGGCGGCGGTGTTCTTCTATCACGACCTGCTCGCGGTGACCTTCGACGCGGAATATGCCCGTGTCGTGGGGATTCGTCCGGATCGGGTGGAAAGCGTTTTGCTGGTGCTCACGGCCTTCACGGTGGTCCTCGGGATCAAGGTGGTGGGAACGCTTCTGGTGTCGAGCCTCATCATCTTCCCCGCCGTGACGGCCCTTCAGGTCGCCCGGGGATTTCGCAGTGCTCTGATGCTTTCTACTCTCGTGGGGGTCGCCTCGGTGATCCTGGGAATCTTCGCGGCCTATCTCTTCGATGCCCCGGCGGGAGCGTCCATCGTGATGGTGAACTTCGTCTTCTTCGCCCTGGCGTACACCGGAGGCAGGCTTTTCCGACGGTAA
- a CDS encoding GntR family transcriptional regulator, whose translation MTKLVQHVTAADLVYREILLRITTQVLTAGERLPEASLAAETGVSRTPVREALRRLAQEGVVVLVPGGGACLAAPSLKEMADTMEVRVHLERLVIRKLSGTITPLQICRLEETIQEQRAADLDISSLIRQDCLFHHLLAESTHNEALTDSLDALLARSMAFRILFAGREDYDNHLILEEHTRILDALKRRDTELAEKYLEFHLDLALAELSRSGESTGTPPQKVSHAAQRRGADENPAHAPFVEKDPVSPKKRRSSRSTPAGKRFGNRDKEAHFHG comes from the coding sequence ATGACGAAACTTGTGCAGCATGTGACCGCAGCGGACCTGGTCTACAGGGAGATCCTCCTGAGAATTACCACTCAGGTCCTCACTGCGGGAGAGCGGCTTCCGGAAGCATCCCTGGCCGCAGAAACGGGCGTGAGCAGGACACCGGTTCGAGAAGCATTGCGTCGCCTGGCACAGGAGGGCGTGGTGGTTCTCGTCCCCGGGGGCGGAGCGTGCCTTGCCGCCCCTTCGTTGAAGGAAATGGCGGACACGATGGAGGTCCGTGTTCACCTGGAACGGCTGGTGATCCGCAAGCTCTCCGGCACCATCACGCCCCTGCAGATCTGCCGTCTCGAAGAAACCATCCAGGAACAGCGTGCCGCCGACCTGGACATTTCCTCCCTCATTCGGCAAGATTGCCTCTTTCATCATCTTTTGGCCGAATCGACGCACAATGAAGCCCTGACGGACTCTCTCGACGCGCTTCTGGCACGAAGCATGGCCTTCCGGATTCTTTTCGCGGGGCGGGAGGACTACGATAACCATCTCATCCTCGAAGAACACACACGCATTCTCGACGCATTGAAACGACGCGACACCGAGCTCGCGGAAAAATATCTCGAATTTCACCTGGATCTGGCCCTCGCCGAGCTCTCCCGTTCCGGCGAATCCACAGGAACGCCTCCGCAAAAGGTCTCTCACGCCGCACAGCGAAGAGGAGCGGATGAAAATCCGGCACATGCGCCCTTTGTGGAGAAGGATCCGGTCTCGCCGAAAAAGCGGCGTTCGTCCCGTTCCACCCCCGCCGGAAAACGCTTCGGAAACCGTGACAAGGAGGCACATTTCCATGGCTGA
- a CDS encoding Fur family transcriptional regulator has protein sequence MTNTVEPYGHIQKTTGEETRHLLDTNGLKATAPRIALVELLSASPRGLSMAEIVASLSKDGIGQATVYRAVALLEKRNLIKCVHGSDGEHRYVRWSSGHVHALVCRSCGRAESFEACGLDVLEKLLAAQTGYVIEGHHVEVYGLCPVCAVGGRNTSSQAEKRACRGRAGEEPESGNNASEAS, from the coding sequence ATGACGAACACAGTGGAGCCGTACGGACACATCCAAAAGACGACCGGCGAGGAGACGAGACATCTCCTCGACACGAACGGCCTGAAGGCCACTGCGCCACGCATTGCTCTCGTTGAGCTTCTTTCCGCATCACCTCGAGGGCTTTCCATGGCGGAGATCGTGGCCTCCCTCTCGAAGGATGGCATCGGTCAGGCCACGGTCTATCGTGCGGTTGCGCTTCTGGAAAAGAGAAATCTTATCAAGTGTGTGCACGGCTCCGACGGAGAGCATCGGTACGTGCGATGGTCCTCCGGGCATGTGCACGCTCTGGTGTGTCGTTCCTGCGGCAGGGCGGAATCGTTCGAGGCCTGTGGCCTGGACGTGCTTGAAAAACTCCTCGCCGCCCAGACCGGCTATGTCATCGAGGGACATCATGTCGAAGTGTACGGTCTTTGCCCCGTCTGTGCCGTGGGGGGGAGGAACACTTCGTCGCAGGCGGAGAAGAGGGCGTGCAGGGGGAGAGCCGGGGAAGAGCCCGAAAGCGGGAACAATGCCTCGGAGGCCTCGTAG
- a CDS encoding GntR family transcriptional regulator gives MEAFLKNTVPVMEFKPFRETIYEYLRQQILSGNLRAGILFSDGEIAELFKTSRTPVREAVQKLEAEGLVERLPMKGNIVKGLSPVEIAHIYSIRKALELLAIRYATLRITPEELDTMKTILDGVDTLLALEDTDNLAEKLLQPAGEFNNVLFNACRVPKLIQMIWQHRELLDRYRTMRIVISKQLGERFVTRRRVYRAFLEKDMEKAVAAWEEHLETSFHIWLESSGLDAEKARGEYL, from the coding sequence ATGGAGGCCTTTCTGAAGAACACCGTTCCGGTCATGGAATTCAAACCTTTTCGGGAAACTATTTACGAGTACCTGCGTCAACAGATCTTGAGTGGGAACCTTCGGGCGGGAATTCTCTTCTCCGACGGAGAAATCGCGGAACTGTTCAAGACAAGCCGAACACCGGTCCGGGAGGCGGTTCAGAAACTCGAGGCGGAGGGACTCGTGGAGCGCCTTCCCATGAAGGGGAACATCGTCAAGGGACTTTCACCCGTGGAAATCGCCCACATCTATTCGATCCGCAAAGCGCTCGAATTACTGGCAATCCGTTACGCAACGCTCCGCATAACTCCCGAGGAGCTTGACACAATGAAAACAATCCTCGATGGCGTGGATACACTCCTCGCGCTCGAGGATACGGACAATCTGGCGGAAAAACTTCTGCAACCCGCCGGAGAGTTCAACAACGTTCTCTTCAACGCCTGTCGCGTACCAAAGCTAATTCAGATGATCTGGCAGCACAGGGAACTGCTCGATCGATATCGGACCATGCGAATCGTCATCTCGAAGCAGCTTGGAGAGCGTTTTGTCACCCGACGCAGGGTGTACAGAGCCTTTCTGGAAAAGGACATGGAAAAGGCCGTGGCAGCATGGGAAGAACACCTTGAGACATCCTTCCATATTTGGCTTGAGTCCTCCGGTCTTGACGCGGAAAAAGCACGAGGGGAATATCTCTAG